The genomic interval gccaatttttaaaacatttagtttaatataatatattcaaattatttacgttttagttggattaccaatgtaagaatgttaattctgatacgctgttaaatgttcttcaatattgcagaaggcgtcattaatctagtatttttcgtttaggagtaatttggtgctaatgttactggatttttttcattgctcctgagtgaataaaatacatttatcataacataaaatgtttagaacctCTGAAAATGGGGCTATTGCGCCGCAATAGAGGCAATAGCCCCATCAGCCCAGAGGCATTTACCCCCAAAAAAAAGCTAAACCTACAAATTTGTTATTGCATATTGTGTCCGAATCTtacgttatttcaataaaataatcaacgcaatatgtaaagcaacaaaacaataacagcaggtatttacagttaggaaacatagattcttttaaacaaacacacatttggaacgattaaaaaaaacgtgtcTGGAAACCGGAGGTGGCCGAAAgaggtgaaaaaattaaaatgaaaaattatttaagaaaattgcTTCGGATACGACATCTATTGACAGTGGTAAAAGTTTGAGTTCCAAAGATAGATAGCAGATGACTCCAGTAGTTCTAAAGTATGTGGTTCGGAAGATAAATGGAttcgaggcattagccccgtaGGCGACTTGGCCCCGGGTGACCTTACATAGCGGGTTGCAAAAATAATCTAATTAAATGACAGAAATATGATTAAGTTCACAATCGTACTAATAACGGAATTAAACTAACGTATTGAATTTCAAAAGtcagtaggggcggcaaaatattaatggcctacgggcggcaaatttgtaaatccgccactgattGTCGTAATTGTTCGCTGAAGTGATTTACTAAATTGTAGACACGGTGGCGTATGCTTGGATGTAGATGTTATCCAAAGGTGTTTCGCATGCGTTTATACTAGAATAAGATTTAATATAATCCcacaattttgtttttttccaaaaTAGCTAAGCTTCATTAGTAAGTAGCACGAATCTTCTTCTAATAGTATCTACAACGATAATAGGAACTTCACTCTAAACAAACTTTAGGACTGAAATGAAACAAACAGCTACATTTTTTACTGAAAGTATATTGTTTAGGTACTGTTACTAATCAATAATCTCAAAacctaaaaactaaaaaaaccacACATGTTTAACAAAAAGGTGTTGTGATTGTTACTCTTTATCAATACCTGcattacataaaacaaaacatgtttGACCTTAGCCACATTTAAATTTGTACCcttcaaatttttttttctatagcAACCAATCCGTTTTAATCATATCCGCTGCTTTTTCAGCAATCATTATAGTTGGTGCGTTCAAATTACCTCTAATTATTACTGGCATTATGGAAGAATCGATCACCCTTAACTTTTTGATACCATACACTCTCAATCTTGGATCCACTACGGCATCTTTGTCCCAATTCGGACCCATTTTACATGTCCCAGCGGGGTGGTATATTGTCGATGTATATTGGACAAGAAGGCAGAAGAAATACTCGTAAGTGCCCCAATGGTGATGGGCGCAAGCCTCAACCGGGGTTCGTACAAAGTAAGCACCACTAGCTCTGAATGCTTCAGTTTCTTCCAGACTTACAGAGAATCGCATAGCAGCAACCAACGTGTCAACATCGTGTTTGTGAGAAAAGAACCCAGGATATATCAACGGTGGACCAAAGACAGGATCTGAAGCGTTTAGCAAAACAACTCCTCTGCTTTTTGGCACTAGTAGTAAAGGCCTCACTGACAAGCCATCATGATAAGCCAATGGAAATATATTTGATGCTAAATAATGGGTTGGATCAGCGTAGAATTCTCTGACGTTTCTTCCATCAAAATGGAATTGAATATCTGGTACGCCAGGTCCGTCGTAACTAAACTCTGTTTTGATAAAAGCAACACCGTTTAGCGTATTAGTAGTTGCTAATGGACCATTTTTCTTTGGACCTTGATAGTAATAGTCGTATACAGAGTTAAATAACACTTCACTAGGAACTAAAGTGTTTGTGCGATTGAGTTGTACAATCAACGCATCAGTGGTAACATGGTCCATCAAATTGCTACCAACTCTTAAATCTGACAAAACAGGTattcctaaactttgcaaatgCTCTTTAGGTCCTACTCCTGACAACATTAAAAGCTTCGGAGAATTGATCGGTCCACCGCTTACAATTACTTCTTTTTTTGCGTAAACTAAGTGAAGCGCTCCATGCCTGATATACTCCACCCCATGTGCTGTTTTTGAGAAAGAGTCGATGATGAGTTTAGTTGCAAGAGCATTTTTTATGATGACCAAATTTGGTCTTTTGTTGTGAATAGTCCTGATGTATGCTGTGTTTACAGACCACCTGCGGCCATGGCGAGATGTGGACTGTGCGATGTCTGTACCTAGTTGGTGAGGACCATTGAAATCTGTAAGTGGAATGCCTCTTTCTTTGAAGGCCTGGACTAACATCATAGAATTGATGTCTAAGAAAGGATATCTTTCAACATTCAGAGGGCCTCCAACGGAATGGTAATGTTTGTCTTTGGCTTCAAAGTCGCGGTTGTTTTCAGCTTTTTTGAAGTACGGAAGAACCTGCAAGAAACAAGACCATTACTTATTGTGATGTCATTATATAGTCATGGACAATTCCTTATCATATCGTTTTATTGAATTCAGCTCAATTAACTGAAAGCTATACACTTtgctttttgtattttatttttgctgaattaactactactactactaactactactactacttttCCAAACTAATACTCGCTTTTTTATAAatccattttaaaatataggtagtttcAAATGTTAACTTagtaaatgtataattattattactaataaTTTTCTTTACCTCCTTATAGCTCCATCCGATGTTTCCGAGTTCGGCCCAGTGGTCGTAATCTTTCCGGTTCCCTCTCATATAAACCAGGTAGTTTATAGCGCTGGAGCCTCCCATTGTTCTACctctgcaaataatatcataatgtTGTTATAGCCAATGATTCTTACATTATAGGTTTGTTTACGCTAAGCTCTTCTAAGTACATAAGTTCAGTTATCTACATGTAATGACGTCAACTAAGTGGAGATGATCTTTATCTACTGATTGGATTGTTTTGATGATGAACATAAGCTGCGTTCCCAGTAGGCATAACTCGGCCAAAAAGTGAGTGAAAAACTGTTAACTGTTTTTAATTGGCATACTGATACGCCGGTAACTCAGTCGGTGGCGAACGGTTTGCCTACTGGGGAGGCAGCCATAGAGGTTGTTCTGCGCTGACAGCCTACATACAGTGTACAATTTTATGAGTTAATATCCCAATATCAATATCTGTAaagtacaattttttttactcaTATCGtattattcataaattactcgatgacattgtaatatttttatagaggTAGAAGAAGATACTTTTAGGCGTATTCTGAATTATTCttatctagttttttttttcagtatattGATATGCCTTTGCACTGATAAATTATCACCCTGTTCTTGGCAGTGTGAAAACTGAACAGTAAACGAGCTCTACATTGATTCTAAATACAGTGTATTGCAAAAAATGTCTGACATATAAATCCAAATAGGGTCACTAACCTAGTCCTACAATGTTTACCATTATGTTCAATGACGATGATGGTGAAAGTTTCGAATGAATACATGTGTGATTATGTAATGAAAATGAGTCTACGGTGTAAATAATTTGAGGCTGAAGTAAAGAAATTTCAAAATGTGACTtaccaattaaataatgaagtgttttttttaatcaaatcttttagttttttgtgtcAAATTTTTTGTGTTTGCCACTACTATGCAAAGGTCtccaataatataaattctttcaatattttactattaatTGTTTTCTGGAACTGTAGAAGTGTTAGGTGGTTACTTAAGTGTTAGGTGTAATTCTGTGTTTGTTATAAATGTTCatacataaaaacattatttaattgCAATCACAGCATAAGGAAAATGGGTAAATAACAACAACCATCTCGgtattaataatgtttattaacTGTTTAAACCCGTAtgatacttatgtatattataggtagtaatattataaatgagtGATTGTTATTGAAGAAATCAAATATTGATATGAATCACTTCCAATCTGCTTTGATTAAATCTGCTGCTTTTTCTCCTATCATTATAACTGGAGCCATAGTATTGCCCCGAACTATATTCGGCATTATTGAAGCATCAGCTACTCTTAATTTCTCCACGCCATAGACTTTCAGTCTTGCATCGACCACTGCCATTTCATCCCATTTAGGTCCCATTCTACACGTTCCAGTGGGATGATAAATTGTACCCGTATAATGAGTTAATAAACATTTGAAGTAATCATAGGTTCCCCATTTGTAGTTACCGCAAGATTTCACAGGTGTTCTTATAAATTTGATACCATTCTTACGAAATTCATTGGTATTTTCCAAATTAGCTGCAAATCTTAGAGCTGCCACTAGTGTATCTATGTCGTCTTTAACAGTGAAAAATCTCGGATATATTAGTGGTGGACCAAAAATAGGATCTGTTGTATTTAGAGTAAGGTAGCCTCTGCTTTTAGGGAGCAGTAATATTGGTCGTACATTTATGCCATCGTAATAGGAAAACGGAAAATATCTAGTTGCTAAATAAGTCGTTGGATCAGAATAAAAATCATTGACGTTTACTCCATTGAAATGAAACTGAATATCAGGTATGGTTTTATCTGCCACAGCTAACTCGGTTCTTATAAAAGCAGTTACATGGACTGGGCCAGTTGAAGACAAAGGATTATGTTCATCTCTTATACTGTAATAATGTGATACTTCACTTAGCATTTGTGTCTCATTTATGAGAGTTGTTGTCTTGCTGCTAAGTCTCATAATCATAGCTTCAGTGGTAACGTGGTCTTGCATATTAAAACCAACCTTAAGATTTTTGATAACTGGGATTTGCAAATCCTCAAGATGCTGTTTGGGACCAACTCCAGAAAGCATAAGTATTTTCGGTGAATTCAAAGCTCCAGCAGATAAAATTACTTCTTTTGTAGCAAATGCTTTAAACCACTTACCATTTTTGATATATTTCACACCATAAGCGgccttattattatgatttataagAACTTTGGTGACTTCACATGATGTTTTAATTGTAAGATTATTTCTCTTGTGCCTAATTGGTTTTATAAAGGCTTCATTGGTTGATACACGTCGGCCACTTTTGGAAGCAGTTTGAGTAATCATAGTTCCTATTTGTTTTTCGCCATTTAAATCAGTAACCTCTAAACCAGTTTCACTAAGCGCTCTTAGTaaagtttttatgtttttgtcaGCATATGGAAA from Plutella xylostella chromosome 28, ilPluXylo3.1, whole genome shotgun sequence carries:
- the LOC105387888 gene encoding glucose dehydrogenase [FAD, quinone], encoding MTSQIWSPPDIRGVCAEEQAPLTSCSQTGFMFLALVTQLFGGSSDTPKPISGPGQNYGTLGGISYGVSKPVNPFYGTVTSPAFETSILGPTQVTPLGPLPSNFLRPEVQSVTPGLGPVRSQFPFDGQGLGSQAKGVKVSHHSSASFYMKKDNEPEVKFEFGSTSSRHPVSRSDFEDVLASDSEKVTVKVDEEAKVKAKKKERRRRKKRQVIEEYDFIIVGAGSAGCVLANRLSEVKSWKILLLEAGPEEPDVTSVPSFAPLLGSSNIDWQYRTQPEELTCRAQRGQTCPWFRGRTMGGSSAINYLVYMRGNRKDYDHWAELGNIGWSYKEVLPYFKKAENNRDFEAKDKHYHSVGGPLNVERYPFLDINSMMLVQAFKERGIPLTDFNGPHQLGTDIAQSTSRHGRRWSVNTAYIRTIHNKRPNLVIIKNALATKLIIDSFSKTAHGVEYIRHGALHLVYAKKEVIVSGGPINSPKLLMLSGVGPKEHLQSLGIPVLSDLRVGSNLMDHVTTDALIVQLNRTNTLVPSEVLFNSVYDYYYQGPKKNGPLATTNTLNGVAFIKTEFSYDGPGVPDIQFHFDGRNVREFYADPTHYLASNIFPLAYHDGLSVRPLLLVPKSRGVVLLNASDPVFGPPLIYPGFFSHKHDVDTLVAAMRFSVSLEETEAFRASGAYFVRTPVEACAHHHWGTYEYFFCLLVQYTSTIYHPAGTCKMGPNWDKDAVVDPRLRVYGIKKLRVIDSSIMPVIIRGNLNAPTIMIAEKAADMIKTDWLL